The following coding sequences are from one Paenibacillus sp. FSL R5-0912 window:
- a CDS encoding ABC transporter permease, with the protein MSDAVLDKQVKKQKTRRSKVDPEIGVSLSWKTLKIQKQLIFMSVPIAIYLIIFNYVPVWGWIMAFQNYRPALSFGQQEWVGFQQFKFLFSDETFMLVLRNTVAMSFINLVLGTVTAIGLALLLNEIRAKFFKRIVQSISYLPHFLSWVIAAGIVATSLSIDDGIVNVILMKLHLIKEPIMWLSEGKYFWGIVGASNVWKEVGWGTIIYLAAITSIDPSLYEAASIDGATRLQKMRFVTLPGIKATFVILLIMNIGHILDAGFELQYLLGNGLTIDYSQTIDIFVIKYGISMGNYSLATAAGIFKTIVSVVLVFMANYTAKRLGEERLI; encoded by the coding sequence ATGTCTGATGCCGTACTGGACAAACAGGTCAAGAAACAGAAGACCCGTAGAAGCAAAGTCGATCCGGAAATCGGTGTGAGCCTCAGCTGGAAGACGCTAAAGATACAGAAACAGCTTATTTTCATGTCTGTGCCGATTGCCATCTATCTAATTATTTTTAACTATGTTCCCGTTTGGGGCTGGATTATGGCCTTTCAGAATTACCGCCCGGCGCTGTCCTTCGGCCAGCAGGAGTGGGTAGGCTTTCAGCAGTTCAAATTCTTATTCTCCGATGAGACCTTTATGCTGGTGCTGCGCAACACGGTTGCCATGAGCTTCATCAATCTGGTCCTCGGCACGGTAACGGCGATCGGCCTGGCTTTGCTGTTGAATGAGATCAGAGCCAAGTTCTTCAAGCGTATCGTCCAGTCAATTTCATATTTGCCGCACTTTCTATCCTGGGTTATCGCAGCGGGTATTGTCGCTACCTCCCTGTCCATTGATGACGGGATTGTCAATGTCATTCTAATGAAGCTTCACCTGATTAAAGAACCGATTATGTGGCTCAGTGAAGGCAAGTATTTCTGGGGTATTGTCGGGGCTTCCAACGTGTGGAAAGAAGTCGGCTGGGGCACAATTATCTATCTGGCCGCGATTACCTCCATTGACCCTTCCCTGTATGAGGCAGCATCCATCGACGGCGCTACGCGTCTGCAAAAAATGCGTTTTGTCACTCTTCCGGGAATTAAAGCAACCTTTGTTATTCTGCTGATTATGAATATTGGACATATTCTGGATGCCGGCTTTGAGCTTCAGTACTTGCTCGGCAACGGTCTTACTATAGACTATTCGCAGACCATAGATATCTTCGTCATTAAGTACGGGATCTCTATGGGGAACTATTCTCTGGCTACGGCAGCAGGGATCTTCAAGACCATCGTCAGTGTTGTTCTCGTATTCATGGCCAACTATACTGCCAAACGTCTCGGCGAAGAGCGATTAATCTAA
- a CDS encoding carbohydrate ABC transporter permease yields MKAVAKGSSRLEPVVFHTLNSLFMLFVVAVTLYPFLHTMAVSFNDGSDTLAGGIYLWPRSWTLENYKAVFVSGTIYHAAFISVSRTVISTLLGVFLTTMLAYALAQPQYIFRKKIGLLFILTMYFNAGLIPNYFLIKNMGLLHSFMVYILPSLVSAFNLIIMRTYIRGLPFSLTESAKIDGAGDFRIFWKIIFPLCTPVLATVALFIAVGSWNAWFDTFLYASSDIKLSTLQYEMMKLLGSTMSTNNDPSMLAGGQNNQVQALVTPASIRSAITIVTAVPILFVYPFLQKYFVVGLNLGSVKE; encoded by the coding sequence ATGAAAGCTGTAGCAAAAGGATCAAGCCGCTTAGAGCCGGTTGTGTTTCATACACTGAACTCGCTGTTCATGCTCTTTGTGGTTGCTGTAACCCTATATCCATTCCTCCACACGATGGCTGTTTCGTTCAACGACGGCAGTGACACGCTGGCCGGTGGAATCTATCTCTGGCCCCGTTCGTGGACGCTGGAGAACTACAAGGCGGTCTTTGTTTCAGGGACGATCTACCATGCCGCATTTATCTCGGTATCCCGCACGGTAATCTCAACGCTGCTCGGTGTTTTTCTCACCACTATGCTGGCTTATGCATTGGCGCAGCCACAATATATTTTCCGCAAAAAAATCGGCCTGCTGTTCATCCTGACCATGTATTTCAATGCCGGCCTGATTCCGAACTACTTCCTGATCAAGAATATGGGCCTGCTTCATAGCTTCATGGTCTATATCCTTCCGAGTCTGGTCAGCGCATTCAACCTGATCATTATGCGGACCTATATCCGCGGTCTTCCATTCAGTCTAACTGAATCGGCGAAGATCGACGGGGCGGGGGATTTCCGGATTTTCTGGAAAATCATCTTCCCGCTGTGTACCCCTGTACTGGCAACAGTTGCATTATTCATTGCAGTAGGCTCATGGAATGCCTGGTTCGATACCTTCCTCTATGCTTCCTCGGATATTAAGCTAAGCACACTGCAATATGAAATGATGAAGCTGCTGGGTTCCACGATGAGCACGAACAACGATCCTTCCATGCTTGCGGGAGGCCAGAATAATCAGGTGCAGGCTTTGGTTACACCGGCTTCCATCCGTTCCGCGATTACGATCGTTACGGCTGTTCCGATTTTGTTCGTCTACCCTTTCTTGCAGAAGTATTTCGTGGTAGGGTTAAACCTGGGAAGTGTGAAAGAATAA